Proteins from a single region of Felis catus isolate Fca126 chromosome B4, F.catus_Fca126_mat1.0, whole genome shotgun sequence:
- the LOC102901584 gene encoding spore coat protein SP65 isoform X1 gives MWNAEGSVLPSPELHAFLSVLPANQLTSMKLLALLVLVAVSTFLVSGQTTGAAASDSSTAAATTAAATTAAATTAAATTAAATTAAPATTTAATTHLLSPLLKDLWNFLHVF, from the exons ATGTGGAATGCTGAAGGCAGCGTCCTACCTTCTCCTGAGCTCCACGCTTTCTTATCTGTGCTCCCTGCTAATCAACTCACCAGCATGAAGCTCTTGGCATTGCTGGTACTGGTGGCCGTTTCCACCTTCCTGGTTTCAGGCC aGACAACTGGCGCCGCTGCAAGTGATAGCTCTACTG cTGCCGCCACCACAGCTGCCGCCACCACAGCTGCCGCCACCACAGCTGCCGCCACCACTGCCGCTGCCACCACTGCTGCTCCTGCCACCACTACCGCTGCCACCACTCACTTGCTGTCACCACTCCTAAAG GACTTATGGAATTTCTTACACGTATTTTGA
- the LOC102901584 gene encoding spore coat protein SP65 isoform X2, which translates to MWNAEGSVLPSPELHAFLSVLPANQLTSMKLLALLVLVAVSTFLVSGQTTGAAASDSSTAAATTAAATTAAATTAAATTAAPATTTAATTHLLSPLLKDLWNFLHVF; encoded by the exons ATGTGGAATGCTGAAGGCAGCGTCCTACCTTCTCCTGAGCTCCACGCTTTCTTATCTGTGCTCCCTGCTAATCAACTCACCAGCATGAAGCTCTTGGCATTGCTGGTACTGGTGGCCGTTTCCACCTTCCTGGTTTCAGGCC aGACAACTGGCGCCGCTGCAAGTGATAGCTCTACTG CTGCCGCCACCACAGCTGCCGCCACCACAGCTGCCGCCACCACTGCCGCTGCCACCACTGCTGCTCCTGCCACCACTACCGCTGCCACCACTCACTTGCTGTCACCACTCCTAAAG GACTTATGGAATTTCTTACACGTATTTTGA